A stretch of Chloracidobacterium sp. DNA encodes these proteins:
- a CDS encoding alpha/beta hydrolase-fold protein, whose translation MRKQVHRWFSPHLGKEMPIAVYGHYGKPLLMFPTAAADFEEYERFLMIDVLRPYIDAGIVKIYTINSINRESWMNEHIHPAQRAARQTAYSNYITYEVCPFIRSDCGGSPIKIAATGASFGAYHAANSVFRNPGSFDTLIAMSGSYDIRPWCDGFHNDDVYFNNPVEYLQNLNDDYFLPLLRYHTDIHIISGQGAYEAPERSRELSRILHSRGIPHSLDLWGYDVNHDWPWWRRMLDLYVPRLFHAYGPK comes from the coding sequence GTGCGCAAGCAAGTTCACCGTTGGTTTAGTCCGCACCTTGGCAAGGAAATGCCAATTGCTGTGTATGGCCACTATGGCAAGCCGCTCTTGATGTTCCCGACGGCGGCGGCCGATTTCGAAGAGTATGAACGCTTTCTGATGATTGACGTGTTGCGGCCCTACATTGACGCCGGCATCGTCAAAATCTACACCATCAACAGCATCAATCGTGAAAGCTGGATGAACGAACATATCCACCCGGCGCAGCGGGCGGCGCGCCAGACGGCCTACAGCAACTACATTACCTACGAGGTTTGTCCTTTCATTCGGAGTGACTGCGGCGGTTCACCCATCAAGATCGCCGCCACCGGCGCTAGCTTTGGCGCTTATCACGCCGCCAACTCCGTATTTCGCAACCCCGGCAGCTTCGATACGCTGATTGCCATGTCGGGTTCGTATGACATCCGTCCGTGGTGCGACGGCTTTCACAATGACGACGTGTACTTCAACAACCCGGTTGAGTATCTCCAGAACTTAAACGACGACTACTTCCTGCCGCTGCTGCGCTACCACACCGACATTCATATCATTTCAGGGCAGGGTGCTTACGAGGCCCCAGAGCGGTCGCGCGAGCTGTCACGGATTCTGCACAGTCGCGGCATCCCACACTCGCTCGACCTGTGGGGTTATGATGTCAATCACGACTGGCCGTGGTGGCGACGCATGCTTGATCTGTATGTGCCGCGTCTCTTCCATGCCTACGGCCCAAAATAG